The following is a genomic window from Amycolatopsis sp. BJA-103.
GTCCGGTCGAGCCGGATGTGCCCGGTCCCGGACTTGTAGCGGCAGGAACCGAGCCGCCCGGTCGCGGTGAGGTCGCCGAGACCAGTGCTCCCTTGCACCCGGGAGCCGGCGGGCAGCTCGATGGTCACGTCGATCGACCTGGTCTTGTTGGAGAAGTCGAGCAGGCGCATCTTCGGTGCGCGGACGGTCAGGGTGCCGCCGGAGAATTCGACGACGGTCCGCTTCGCGGCGTCGACGTCGGAGTCGTTGTTCTCGTCCACCGGAGTGACTTCGACGACCGTTTCCGGGCGGTCGCCGGCGACGATGCGGACGTAGCCGACGACCGGCTCGAGGTCCGCGAGAATGGGTTCCGGGGTGGCAAAAGAAGGCATGGTTGTCCCCTCAAAGGTGGTGTGATCGGTGTTTGTGCTGGTCGGACGGGGTCTAGCTGACCCAGCCGGTGTAGCGCTGCGCGGCGCGGTGGCCACTGGTCGCCGAGGTGGGCGGGGCGGGCGGTTCCGACGGCCTCAGCGCGGCTGACGCGGCCCGCACGAGCCACGCGTTGACCGAACGGCCTTGTGCGGCCGCCGCTTCTTCGACGCGCGCCTTGAGCGGTTCCGGCAGCCGGAAGTTGATCCGCGCCGTGGCCCCCTCTTCCTCCGGCAGCGGCGGAGGCGGGGGCATCGGCGGCTCCGGTACCGATGCCGCGACAGCGACGGCAGGTTCGGCTGCCGGAAGCGTGACGGCGAAGCTGGCTTCACCGGCCCGCAGCCGGACCTCGACCGAGCCGGGTGCGAGATCCCGGGTGATCTCGTCCGACGCGGCGGACAACGCGTCCAGCAGCGCGAGACGGATGGCCGACGCGAGCGGCGCGGTCAAGCGTTCGGCGAGGGCGCTCGCCTCCGCTCCGCCTGCCTCGGCGGCGACGGCGAGTTCCCGGCGAACGGTGTCCACAAAGGGCGTCAAGTCCATGGCACCATCATGGCACCGCGATGGCACCAGTGCAAGAACAACTTGGCGCCAAGTGGCGCCACAATGGCGTCTATGCAGGTCGGGGGCCTAAAATTGCTGAAGGGGGCACTCTGGCCGTGCTCTGTGGCCGACGCGCTGCACCGGGTCAGGCAGCGAAGCCGGTACTCCCGGACAGCGGCGGATACGCACGTGCCCATTCGGCCAGGTTCCGCTGGCGGGGCAACCAGGACCCGGCCGAATACGTTGCCGCGCCCCTGAGGCGAGGCGAGGATTGCCTTGAGCCACAAGAAAAAGGGAGCGACCCACCGTCAAGTGTGGGGGTCACCGAGGCGGGTCGCTTCCCGAACTCCACGGTACAAGAACTCCGCCCGCTCAGAGGGGCAAGGCTTTCTGTACCGGCGGCTCTTGACAAATCAGGATCCACAGTGGACACGGGCGTCCACGGCAGAAGAGGAACGCATGCGAGCAGTTCGGGTGAGCGTCTGCGCCCTGGACCCCATCACGACGGCCGGGATGGCCGACCTCCTCGGGACACGGGCGTCCGTGAGGGTGGTCGACGACCCGGCGCGGGACGGGATCGAGGTCGTCGTCGCCGCTTTCGAAAGGCTTTCGGCCGACGCGGTCACCGCGTTGCGTGAAGTCGCCCTCGAACTCGGCAAGCCGATCGTGCTGGTGACCGACCGGATCGAGGAAGGCGGTCTCGCGGTCGCGGTGGAGTGCCGGGTGGCCGCCATCCTGCCGAGGTCGGCGGCGACCGACTCACGGGTGGCCGACAGTGTCCGGCGTGCCGCTTCGGGTACCCCGAGCCCGCCGTCCACCCTGCTCGACAGGCTGACCGCACACGCCGAGCGGCTGCACCGGGAGACGCTCACGCCGGGCGAGCCCGCCGGGTCGGCGCTCTCCTCGCGTGAGATCGACGTCCTGCGCCTGATGGCCGACGGGCTCGACACCCAGGAGATCGCCACCGAACTGTCCTATTCGGAGCGGACGGTGAAGAACATCATCTACGCCGTCACCGACCGACTCCGGCTGCGGAACCGGTCGCACGCGGTGGCGTACGCGATCCGGGAAGGCGTCATCTGAAGATGCCTGTCAGATAAGGCCTTCGCGAAGCGCGTAGGCCACGACGTGCGTGCGGTTCCGTAGACCGAACCGGCTCAGCAGGCCGTGGAGGATGTTCTTCACGGTCCGGTCGGAGTAGGC
Proteins encoded in this region:
- a CDS encoding helix-turn-helix transcriptional regulator yields the protein MADLLGTRASVRVVDDPARDGIEVVVAAFERLSADAVTALREVALELGKPIVLVTDRIEEGGLAVAVECRVAAILPRSAATDSRVADSVRRAASGTPSPPSTLLDRLTAHAERLHRETLTPGEPAGSALSSREIDVLRLMADGLDTQEIATELSYSERTVKNIIYAVTDRLRLRNRSHAVAYAIREGVI
- a CDS encoding toxin-antitoxin system HicB family antitoxin translates to MDLTPFVDTVRRELAVAAEAGGAEASALAERLTAPLASAIRLALLDALSAASDEITRDLAPGSVEVRLRAGEASFAVTLPAAEPAVAVAASVPEPPMPPPPPLPEEEGATARINFRLPEPLKARVEEAAAAQGRSVNAWLVRAASAALRPSEPPAPPTSATSGHRAAQRYTGWVS